The Pyrus communis chromosome 2, drPyrComm1.1, whole genome shotgun sequence genome includes a window with the following:
- the LOC137726676 gene encoding cationic amino acid transporter 1-like, with the protein MLAGGGGDDEGIRRRGCTYRRDDFLPEESFQSWGNYVNALKQTPGRFVDRVLTRSADNTELVEVKARSHHEMKKTLSWWDLIWFGLGAVIGAGIFVLTGLEAREHAGPAVVLSYVVSGVSALLSVFCYTEFAVEIPVAGGSFAYLRVELGDFVAFIAAGNILLEYVIGGAAVARSWTSYFTTLCNRSDTNDFRIIAHGFPEDYKYLDPIAVVVIIGICCLAVLSTKGSSRLNYIASIVHIIVILFIVVAGLTKADINNYRDFSHFGPRGVFQASAVLFFAYVGFDAVSTMAEETKNPAKDIPIGLVGSMVITTVLYCLLAVTLCLMQPYGQIDKQAPFSVAFEDVGMGWAKYVVAAGALKGMTSVLLVGAVGQARYLTHIARTHMVPPWFAQVDFKTGTPVNATVTMLAATAIIAFFTSLDILANLLSISTLFIFSLVAIALLVRRYYVSGVTTQANRNKFVAFLFIIISSSIATSVYWSRTDDWTAYVVTAPLWFLGTLGIWLLVPQARSPKLWGVPLVPWLPSLSIAINIFLLGSIDHASFIRFGVWTLIILVYYFIFGLHASYDTAKDSEERRLEGGTNNELKKVQAARVATRDAGLDAGNGSNASAPPAS; encoded by the exons ATGCTAGCGGGCGGCGGAGGAGACGATGAGGGGATACGGCGGAGAGGCTGCACGTACAGAAGGGACGATTTTCTCCCCGAGGAGTCGTTTCAGAGCTGGGGCAACTACGTCAATGCGTTGAAGCAGACGCCCGGCCGGTTCGTGGATCGGGTCCTGACCCGGTCGGCGGACAACACGGAGCTGGTGGAGGTGAAGGCGCGGAGTCATCACGAGATGAAGAAGACGCTCAGCTGGTGGGACCTCATCTGGTTCGGACTCGGAGCTGTCATCGGCGCGGGAATATTCGTGCTCACGGGACTGGAGGCGAGAGAGCACGCGGGCCCCGCCGTCGTGCTGTCGTACGTCGTCTCGGGCGTCTCCGCCTTGCTCTCTGTTTTCTGTTACACCGAGTTCGCCGTTGAGATTCCTGTTGCAG GTGGCTCATTTGCCTACCTTAGGGTGGAGCTTGGGGACTTCGTGGCCTTCATTGCAGCAGGCAACATCCTCCTCGAGTACGTCATAGGTGGCGCAGCCGTTGCCCGTTCTTGGACATCCTACTTCACCACCCTCTGCAACCGCAGCGACACCAATGATTTCCGCATCATAGCCCACGGTTTCCCAGAGGACTACAAGTACCTCGATCCCATTGCTGTCGTTGTCATTATCGGTATCTGCTGCCTTGCAGTCCTCAGCACAAAGGGCTCGTCTCGTCTCAACTACATTGCCTCGATTGTCCACATCATTGTCATTCTCTTCATCGTCGTCGCTGGCCTCACCAAAGCAGATATCAATAACTACCGCGATTTCTCCCACTTTGGCCCTCGCGGTGTATTTCAAGCTTCAGCTGTTCTATTCTTTGCGTACGTTGGATTTGATGCTGTTTCAACCATGGCAGAGGAGACCAAGAATCCTGCAAAGGACATCCCAATTGGTCTTGTCGGCTCAATGGTGATTACCACAGTGCTCTATTGCTTGCTTGCAGTGACATTATGCCTTATGCAGCCGTATGGCCAAATCGACAAACAAGCTCCATTTTCGGTTGCGTTTGAAGATGTTGGTATGGGATGGGCCAAGTACGTTGTGGCAGCGGGTGCATTGAAAGGCATGACAAGCGTGCTGCTTGTTGGGGCAGTTGGACAGGCGCGGTACCTCACTCATATTGCCCGAACCCACATGGTGCCGCCATGGTTTGCGCAAGTTGATTTCAAAACCGGTACTCCTGTCAATGCCACGGTCACCATGCTTGCAGCCACCGCAATCATTGCCTTCTTCACGAGCCTTGACATTCTGGCCAACCTTCTCTCCATCTCCACTCTGTTCATCTTCAGCCTTGTTGCCATCGCTCTCCTTGTTCGCCGCTACTATGTCAGCGGCGTCACAACTCAGGCCAACAGAAACAAGTTCGTTGCCTTCCTTTTCATCATAATTAGCTCTTCAATTGCCACCTCTGTCTATTGGAGCAGAACAGATGATTGGACTGCCTACGTGGTAACCGCGCCGCTTTGGTTCTTGGGTACTTTAGGGATTTGGTTACTTGTCCCCCAAGCAAGGAGTCCGAAGCTCTGGGGAGTGCCCCTGGTGCCATGGTTGCCATCTCTTTCAATTGCCATCAACATTTTCCTGCTCGGGTCAATCGATCACGCCTCATTCATAAGGTTTGGAGTGTGGACTCTGATCATCTTGGTTTACTACTTCATCTTCGGATTGCACGCGTCTTATGACACGGCAAAGGACTCCGAAGAGAGGAGGCTGGAGGGCGGCACAAACAATGAGTTGAAGAAGGTTCAAGCTGCAAGGGTGGCCACGAGGGACGCCGGCTTAGACGCTGGAAATGGTAGCAATGCCTCTGCACCTCCTGCTAGTTAA
- the LOC137725923 gene encoding cationic amino acid transporter 1-like — protein MGAGGGGDDEGIRRRGCTYRKDDFLPEESFQSWGNYVNALKKTPCRFVDRVLSRSADNTELVEVKARSHHEMKKKLNWWDLIWFGIGVVIGAGIFVLTGLEAKRHAGAAVVLSYLVSGVSAMLSVFCYTEFAVEIPVAGGSFAYLRVELGDFVAFIAAGNILLEYVISGAAVARSWTSYFTTLCNRSDTNDFRIIAHGFPEDYKYLDPIAVAVLIGICCLAVLSIKGSSRLNYIASIFHIIVIVFIIIAGLTKADTKNYIDFAPFGPRGVFQASAVVFFAYVGFDAVSTMAEETKNPAKDIPIGLVGSMVIITVLYCLLALTLGLMQPYNQIDEQAAFPVAFEAVGMGWAKYIVAAGALEGMTSALLGGAVGQARYLTHIARTHMVPPWFAQVDCKTGTPVNATVTLLAATAVIAFFTSLDVLANLVSISTLFIFSLVAIALLVRRYYVSGVTTQANRNKFIACLFTIISSSIATSVYWSRTDDWIAYVVTAPLWFLGTLGIWLLVPQARSPKLWGVPLVPWLPSLSIAINIFLLGSIDHASFIRFGVWTLIILVYYFIFGLHASYDTVKDSEAKRLEGGRNNELRKVEAARVATRDAGLDGGNGSNASETPAS, from the exons ATGGGAGCGGGCGGCGGAGGAGACGATGAGGGAATACGGCGGAGAGGCTGCACGTACCGAAAGGACGATTTTCTTCCCGAGGAGTCGTTCCAGAGCTGGGGCAATTACGTCAATGCGCTGAAGAAGACACCGTGCCGGTTCGTGGATCGCGTCCTTTCCCGGTCGGCGGACAACACGGAGCTGGTGGAGGTGAAGGCGCGGAGTCATCAcgagatgaagaagaagctcaACTGGTGGGACCTCATCTGGTTCGGAATCGGCGTTGTCATCGGCGCCGGAATATTCGTGCTCACAGGACTGGAGGCGAAAAGGCACGCAGGCGCCGCCGTCGTGCTGTCGTACCTCGTCTCGGGCGTCTCCGCTATGCTCTCTGTTTTCTGTTACACCGAGTTCGCCGTCGAGATTCCTGTTGCAG GTGGCTCATTTGCCTACCTAAGGGTGGAGCTTGGGGACTTCGTGGCCTTCATTGCAGCAGGCAACATCCTCCTCGAGTACGTCATAAGTGGCGCAGCCGTTGCTCGTTCCTGGACATCCTACTTCACCACCCTCTGCAATCGCAGCGACACCAATGATTTCCGCATCATAGCCCACGGTTTCCCAGAGGACTACAAGTACCTCGATCCCATTGCTGTCGCTGTCCTTATCGGCATCTGCTGCCTCGCAGTCCTCAGCATAAAGGGCTCTTCTCGTCTCAACTACATTGCCTCGATTTTCCATATaattgtcattgtcttcatcaTCATCGCCGGCCTCACCAAAGCTGATACCAAAAACTACATCGATTTCGCCCCTTTTGGCCCGCGCGGCGTGTTCCAAGCGTCGGCTGTTGTGTTCTTCGCGTACGTTGGATTTGATGCTGTTTCAACCATGGCGGAGGAGACCAAGAATCCCGCAAAGGACATCCCAATTGGTCTTGTCGGCTCAATGGTGATTATTACAGTGCTCTATTGCTTGCTTGCACTGACATTAGGCCTTATGCAGCCGTATAACCAAATCGACGAACAAGCTGCATTTCCGGTTGCGTTTGAAGCTGTTGGGATGGGATGGGCCAAGTACATTGTGGCAGCGGGCGCATTGGAAGGCATGACAAGCGCGCTGCTTGGCGGGGCAGTTGGACAGGCTAGGTACCTCACTCACATTGCCCGAACCCACATGGTGCCACCATGGTTTGCACAAGTTGATTGCAAAACCGGCACTCCTGTCAATGCCACGGTCACCTTACTCGCAGCCACCGCAGTCATTGCCTTCTTCACGAGCCTCGATGTTCTGGCCAACCTTGTCTCCATTTCCACTCTGTTCATCTTCAGCCTTGTTGCCATCGCTCTCCTTGTTCGCCGCTACTATGTCAGCGGCGTCACAACTCAGGCCAACAGGAACAAGTTCATTGCCTGCCTTTTCACCATAATTAGCTCTTCAATTGCCACCTCTGTCTATTGGAGCAGAACAGATGATTGGATTGCCTACGTGGTAACCGCGCCGCTTTGGTTCTTGGGTACTTTAGGGATTTGGTTACTTGTCCCCCAAGCAAGGAGTCCGAAGCTCTGGGGAGTGCCACTGGTGCCATGGTTGCCATCTCTTTCAATTGCCATCAACATTTTCCTGCTCGGGTCAATCGATCACGCCTCATTCATAAGGTTTGGAGTGTGGACTCTGATCATCTTGGTTTACTACTTCATCTTCGGATTGCACGCGTCTTATGACACGGTAAAGGACTCAGAAGCGAAGAGGCTGGAGGGCGGCAGAAACAATGAGTTGAGGAAGGTTGAAGCTGCAAGGGTGGCCACGAGGGACGCCGGCTTAGACGGCGGAAATGGTAGCAATGCCTCTGAAACTCCTGCTAGTTAA
- the LOC137722314 gene encoding cationic amino acid transporter 1-like, with amino-acid sequence MVTVVSRGGGDGGAQGIVIKRRSCICSKDDFLPEESFKSWGNYVHALSSTKTRLKDRLLARSLDHQEVEEIRARSQNQMKKTLNWWDLIWFGIGAVMGSGIFVLTGQEARNHAGPAIVISYFISGVSAMLSVLCYTEFAVELPVAGGSFSYLRVELGDFVAYIAAGNLLFEYIISGASVARSWTSYFATLCNHSPNDFRITASSLADNFNHLDPIAVFISILVCFGAALSMKASSRFNSVMSITHLVVLIFIFVAGMTKVNPTNFTKNFAPFGIHGILKASAVLFFAYVGFDGVATLGEETKNPGRDIPIGLIGSMLTIITTYCLLAATLCLMQPYSQIDPDASFTVAFQAAGMNWAKYIVALGALKGMTTVLLANLLAQARYFTHIGRTHMAPPFLASIHPKTGTPVNATVFMTVLNSLVAFFTSLDVLTNLLSISTLFIFTLVALALIVRRYYASGETSTPDRNKLVVFLVLIVGSSVGSSIFWAVSDNGWIACTVTVTIWFVATLGLQLTLKQAKKPKLWGVPLVPWLPSASIAINIFIMGSIDGASYIRFGVWTLILLVYYLFVVLHASYDAARELERGAVDANMEAGTSRIIEFN; translated from the coding sequence ATGGTGACCGTCGTCAGTagaggtggtggtgatggtggtgcaCAAGGCATTGTGATCAAGAGAAGAAGTTGCATATGCAGCAAAGATGATTTCTTGCCGGAGGAGTCATTCAAGAGCTGGGGAAACTATGTTCATGCACTGTCCAGCACGAAAACAAGACTCAAAGACCGGCTTCTTGCGCGGTCCCTCGACCACCAGGAGGTCGAAGAAATTCGTGCACGTAGTCAGAATCAGATGAAGAAAACCCTAAACTGGTGGGATCTCATTTGGTTCGGCATTGGAGCGGTCATGGGGTCAGGGATTTTTGTTCTCACAGGTCAGGAAGCAAGAAATCATGCTGGCCCTGCTATAGTAATCTCTTACTTCATATCCGGCGTTTCAGCAATGCTATCAGTTTTGTGCTACACTGAGTTTGCAGTGGAACTCCCTGTGGCGGGAGGCTCATTTTCTTATCTTAGGGTGGAGCTTGGTGATTTTGTGGCTTATATTGCTGCCGGAAACCTCCTCTTTGAGTATATAATTTCAGGAGCTAGTGTGGCAAGGTCATGGACCTCGTACTTTGCTACGTTGTGCAACCACAGCCCCAACGATTTTCGCATCACTGCATCATCCCTTGCCGATAACTTCAACCATTTAGACCCAATCGCGGTTTTTATCTccattttggtttgttttggtgctGCCTTGAGCATGAAGGCTTCGTCTAGATTCAATTCGGTTATGTCTATCACCCATCTGGTGGTCTTGATTTTCATCTTTGTCGCCGGCATGACTAAGGTTAACCCTACTAATTTCACTAAAAACTTTGCACCATTTGGTATCCACGGAATCTTGAAAGCTTCAGCTGTTCTCTTCTTTGCATACGTGGGATTTGACGGTGTAGCAACGTTGGGGGAGGAGACGAAAAACCCTGGCAGAGATATCCCAATTGGGCTGATTGGCTCAATGTTGACTATCATAACAACTTATTGCCTTCTTGCAGCCACATTGTGCCTGATGCAGCCATACAGCCAAATTGATCCTGATGCATCATTCACCGTTGCATTCCAAGCCGCGGGTATGAATTGGGCCAAGTACATTGTTGCACTCGGAGCACTTAAAGGCATGACAACCGTCCTGCTTGCCAACCTTCTTGCCCAAGCTCGTTATTTCACTCACATTGGACGCACCCACATGGCACCTCCATTCCTGGCGTCCATCCATCCGAAAACTGGTACGCCTGTGAATGCCACGGTTTTTATGACGGTTCTAAACTCCCTTGTTGCATTCTTCACAAGCCTTGATGTGCTGACAAACCTTCTCTCAATATCAACCCTGTTTATCTTTACACTTGTTGCCCTAGCACTTATTGTAAGGCGATACTACGCTTCTGGTGAAACCTCAACTCCCGACAGAAACAAACTCGTTGTGTTCTTGGTACTGATCGTAGGATCATCAGTTGGTTCTTCTATTTTTTGGGCAGTTAGCGACAACGGTTGGATTGCCTGCACTGTGACAGTCACAATTTGGTTTGTTGCCACATTAGGCCTACAATTGACTCTCAAACAAGCAAAGAAACCTAAACTTTGGGGGGTGCCATTAGTCCCTTGGTTACCATCAGCCAGCATTGCCATCAACATCTTCATCATGGGATCCATCGATGGTGCATCGTACATAAGATTCGGCGTTTGGACGTTGATTTTGCTCGTGTACTATTTGTTCGTGGTGCTGCACGCTTCGTACGACGCAGCTAGGGAGCTTGAAAGAGGAGCAGTTGATGCTAACATGGAGGCTGGGACTAGCAGAATCATTGAATTTAACTGA
- the LOC137724464 gene encoding 187-kDa microtubule-associated protein AIR9-like: MEDNLVVGGEETVEKAPISEKHASVRSSETAKGVTKTVKTGNVVTSRVSVPTVRKKVDPKSGVDPSSRATKSSANGSTRSLNSVPIRRNSTGGLPQKPSVSTARQQNNATTTAVKKTLDPVRRSLPELRRSSLPSAATTKSLTRISVSEVRKSVSGSPLDRSLNKSSGSNVSVTKQETVRKPAVKPALSTSSSSSQRATSSLDSSASSGVRKSVPKLSSPSARTPTVTSGLKTGSLSSALDRSSSLSGRRKTATPQSRDSRFIVLPQVEVKASDDLRLDLRGHRVRSLKASGLNLSPNLEFVYLRDNLLSTLEGVEILARVKVLDLSFNDFKGPGFEPLETCKVLQQLYLAGNQLTSLASLPQLPNLEFLSVAQNKLKSLTMASQPRLQVLAASKNKISTLKGFPYLPVLEHLRVEENPILKMPHLEAASILLVGTTLKKFNDRDLSREELTIAKRYPAHTSLCIRDGWEFCRPDHAADSTFRFLVEQWKDHLPPGFLVKEASVEKPFEEDTCRCQFTFVQENTLAADPQLILKYQWFVGERTPSNFTIIPDATGEVYWPKHEDIGRILKVECTPVLGETEYPSIFAISSPVKRGSGIPKVVNLDVRGNLVEGNIVRGHAKVAWCGGTPGKGVSSWLRRKWNSSPVVIAGAEDEEYKLTIDDVDSSLVFMYTPVTEEGAKGEPHYEYTDFVKSAPPSVNNVHIVGDVVEGSTIRGVGDYFGGREGPSKFEWLCEDKDTGDLVLVSMGTPEYTLTKEDVGHRLAFVYIPINLEGQEGESVSIRSHVVKPAPPKVIDLKIVGDLRENSKVTATGTVTGGTEGSSRVQWFKTSSSTLDGEKGLESLSTSKIAKAFRVPLGAVGYYIVVKFTPMTPDGESGEPAYAISDRAVETLPPSLNFLSITGDYTEGGMLTASYGYIGGHEGKSIYSWYLHEVETDSGSLIPEVTWLLQYRIAKDAIGKFISFKCTPVRDDGIVGELRTCMGQERVRPGNPRLLSLQIVGNATEGTALSVEKKYWGGEEGNSVFYWFRTNSDGTQTEIRGATTASYTLSIDDIGFFVSVSCEPVRSDWARGPTVLSEQIGPVIPGPPTCRSLEFLGSMIEGQRLSFTASYSGGEKGDCSHEWFRVKRNGVKEKLSTQDFVDLTLDDVGTCVELVYTPMRKDGMRGNPKSIQSDVIAPADPVGLELVISDCCENENLFPKKTYFGGEEGVGEYIWYRTKNKLHGSALQDVYSACEDLVICGKTLTYTPVLEDVGAYLALHWVPTRSDGKCGHALVAICNFPVAPALPVVSNVRVKELSQSVYSGEGEYFGGYEGLSLFSWYRETNEGTIVLINGANTNTYEVTDADYNCRLLFGYTPVRSDSVVGELKLSEPTDIILPELPRLEMLALTGKAIEGGVLTVVQVIPESETQQIVWSKYKKDVTYQWYFFSKEGDEKTFELLPAQKSCSYKMRLEDVGRCLKCECVVTDVFGRSTEPVYAETGPILPGIPRIDKLEIEGRGFHTNLYAVRGIYSGGKEGKSRIQWLRSMVGSPDLISIPGEVGRMYKSNVDDVGYRLVAIYTPVREDGVEGQPVSASTEPIAVEPDVLKEVKQKLDLGTVKFETLCDKDQSTKKAPAVGSLERRILEVNRKRVKVVKPGSKTSFPTTEIRGSYAPPFHVELFRNDQHRLKIVVDGENNVDLMVQSRHLRDVTVLVIRGLAQRFNSTSLNTLLKIEA; the protein is encoded by the exons ATGGAGGACAATTTAGTGGTGGGGGGCGAAGAGACGGTTGAAAAGGCCCCAATTTCGGAGAAACATGCCTCTGTTCGTTCATCAGAAACTGCAAAAGGAGTTACCAAAACTGTGAAAACCGGCAATGTAGTGACATCAAGGGTCTCGGTTCCAACTGTTAGAAAGAAAGTAGACCCCAAAAGTGGTGTGGATCCTAGTTCAAGGGCTACCAAGTCTAGTGCAAATGGGTCTACCCGAAGTTTGAATTCAGTCCCGATAAGGCGAAACAGCACTGGAGGTTTGCCGCAGAAGCCATCAGTCTCCACCGCAAGACAGCAAAACAATGCCACTACGACTGCAGTAAAAAAGACTCTGGACCCTGTCAGGCGGTCCCTCCCAGAGCTTAGAAGGAGTTCATTGCCTTCAGCTGCTACCACTAAATCTTTGACTAGAATCAGTGTTTCAGAAGTTAGAAAGTCGGTTTCAGGATCGCCATTGGACCGGAGTCTGAATAAATCATCCGGGTCAAATGTGAGTGTAACTAAACAAGAGACTGTCAGGAAGCCTGCTGTCAAACCTGCATTGTCTacttcatcttcctcttcacAAAGGGCGACTTCCTCATTGGATAGTAGTGCTAGCAGTGGAGTCAGGAAGTCGGTCCCAAAGCTTTCTTCCCCATCAGCTCGAACACCTACAGTTACTAGTGGGCTGAAAACCGGTTCTTTGTCCTCTGCTCTTGATAGAAGTTCTAGTTTATCTGGGCGTAGGAAAACTGCAACTCCTCAAAGCCGGGATTCTCGGTTCATTGTCCTTCCACAAGTGGAAGTCAAAGCCAGTGATGATCTG AGGTTAGATCTTAGGGGTCACAGAGTTCGCAGCCTCAAGGCTAGTGGGTTGAACTTGTCACCAAATTTAGAG TTCGTTTATCTCAGAGACAATCTCTTGTCTACATTGGAGGGAGTGGAAATACTGGCACGAGTAAAG GTTCTTGATTTGAGTTTCAATGATTTCAAAGGGCCTGGATTTGAACCTCTTGAAACTTGCAAAGTCTTACAG CAACTTTATCTTGCCGGAAACCAACTCACGTCACTTGCAAGCCTTCCTCAGCTCCCTAATTTGGAG TTTCTCTCTGTTGCTCAAAATAAATTGAAGTCTCTTACAATGGCAAGCCAACCTAGACTACAG GTATTAGCTGCCAGCAAGAACAAAATTTCAACTCTGAAAGGTTTCCCCTATTTACCAGTCCTTGAG CATTTACGAGTGGAGGAAAATCCCATACTTAAAATGCCTCACCTGGAAGCAGCTTCCATTTTGCTTGTTGGTACTACATTAAAAAAGTTCAATGACAGAG ATCTTTCCCGAGAAGAGCTTACAATTGCAAAGCGCTATCCGGCACACACCTCTTTGTGCATTAGAGATGGTTGGGAGTTTTGCCGTCCAGACCATGCTGCAG ACTCTACTTTTCGTTTTCTTGTTGAGCAATGGAAGGATCATTTGCCTCCCGGCTTCCTGGTCAAGGAGGCCTCTGTTGAGAAACCATTTGAAGAAGATACTTGTCGCTGCCAGTTCACTTTTGTACAAGAGAACACTTTGGCAGCTGATCCTCAATTAATCTTGAAATACCAATGGTTTGTAGGAGAAAGAACTCCTTCGAATTTCACCATTATTCCTGATGCCACCGGAGAG GTCTACTGGCCTAAGCATGAAGATATTGGTAGAATTTTAAAAGTGGAGTGTACTCCTGTATTAGGAGAAACAGAGTACCCTTCTATTTTTGCTATATCTTCTCCAGTTAAACGAG GAAGTGGAATCCCAAAGGTTGTGAATCTTGATGTTCGTGGAAATCTAGTGGAGGGAAATATTGTTAGAGGTCATGCAAAGGTTGCGTGGTGTGGTGGCACTCCAGGGAAAGGTGTTTCTAG TTGGTTGAGGAGAAAATGGAATAGCAGTCCTGTGGTTATTGCGGGAGCTGAAGATGAGGAGTACAAATTGACCATAGATGATGTTGACTCCAGTTTGGTTTTCATGTATACACCAGTGACAGAAGAAGGTGCGAAAGGAGAACCTCATTATGAATACACCGATTTTGTAAAATCAG CCCCTCCATCAGTCAATAATGTACACATTGTTGGAGATGTTGTTGAAGGCAGTACTATCAGAGGAGTTGGTGATTactttggaggaagagagggtCCCAGCAAGTTTGAATGGTTATGTGAGGATAAAGACACTGG AGACCTTGTTTTGGTATCAATGGGTACACCTGAGTATACTTTGACCAAGGAAGATGTTGGCCATCGCTTGGCTTTTGTGTATATACCCATCAATTTGGAAG gtCAAGAAGGGGAATCTGTTTCGATAAGGTCCCATGTTGTGAAGCCAG CGCCTCCAAAGGTAATAGATTTGAAGATAGTTGGTGATCTAAGGGAGAACAGTAAGGTTACTGCAACTGGTACTGTCACTGGAGGAACTGAAGGGTCTAGCAGAGTACAGTGGTTTAAAACAAGTTCGTCTACTTTGGATGGTGAGAAAGGTCTTGAATCTTTAAGCACATCTAAGATTGCAAAG GCTTTTCGCGTACCCTTAGGAGCTGTTGGCTATTACATTGTTGTAAAATTTACTCCTATGACTCCAGATGGTGAATCTGGTGAACCAGCATATGCTATATCAGATAGAGCAGTTGAGA CTTTGCCTCCAAGCCTAAATTTCTTATCAATTACTGGTGATTACACCGAAGGTGGAATGTTGACGGCATCATATGGTTACATTGGTGGTCATGAAGGAAAAAGTATCTATAGTTGGTATCTTCACGAG GTTGAAACGGACTCCGGATCTCTAATACCTGAGGTCACATGGCTTCTTCAGTATCGTATTGCAAAAGATGCAATTGGTAAATTCATTTCATTCAAATGCACCCCTGTGCGTGACGATGGGATTGTGGGTGAGCTAAGAACATGCATGGGCCAGGAACGTGTTCGCCCTG GGAACCCTAGATTGCTTTCTCTACAAATCGTTGGGAATGCCACTGAGGGAACTGCACTTAGTGTAGAAAAGAAATATTGGGGCGGTGAAGAGGGGAATTCAGTTTTCTACTGGTTCCGG ACTAATTCAGATGGAACACAAACCGAAATCAGGGGTGCAACAACTGCTTCATACACACTCTCAATTGATGATATTGGCTTCTTTGTCTCAGTATCTTGTGAGCCTGTCAGAAGTGACTGGGCCCGTGGTCCTACTGTTCTATCCGAACAAATTGGACCTGTAATACCTG GGCCCCCAACTTGTCGGTCTTTGGAGTTTCTTGGTTCAATGATAGAAGGGCAACGTCTGAGCTTTACTGCTTCTTATAGTGGAGG GGAGAAAGGAGATTGCTCGCACGAATGGTTTAGAGTTAAACGTAATGGTGTCAAGGAGAAGTTGAGTACTCAGG ATTTTGTGGATTTGACTCTTGATGATGTGGGTACATGTGTTGAACTTGTTTACACTCCCATGCGCAAAGATGGGATGAGAGGAAATCCTAAGAGCATACAATCTGATGTGATTGCTCCTG CGGATCCAGTAGGACTGGAGCTTGTTATTTCCGATTGCTGTGAGAATGAGAATTTATTCCccaaaaaaacatattttggtGGAGAAGAAGGTGTTGGGGAATATATTTGGTACAGAACAAAGAATAAGCTGCATGGATCTGCATTGCAGGACGTATATAGTGCATGTGAAGATTTGGTTATTTGTGGTAAAACATT AACATACACACCAGTACTTGAAGATGTGGGGGCATATTTGGCCTTACATTGGGTCCCCACTCGTTCTGATGGCAAATGTGGACATGCACTAGTTGCCATTTGCAACTTTCCAGTTGCACCTG CTCTTCCTGTGGTTTCTAATGTTCGTGTGAAGGAGTTGTCACAAAGCGTTTATTCTGGAGAAGGAGAGTATTTTGGTGGATACGAAGGATTGAGCCTTTTTAGCTGGTATAGAGAAACTAATGAAGGAACTATTGTTCTTATTAATGGAGCCAACACTAACACTTATGAAGTCACTGATGCAGACTACAACTGCCGTCTATTGTTTGG ATACACACCAGTTCGTTCAGATTCGGTGGTTGGAGAACTGAAGTTGTCTGAGCCAACTGATATTATTCTTCCAG AGCTTCCAAGACTAGAGATGCTTGCTCTCACGGGAAAGGCAATCGAAGGTGGTGTTCTTACAGTTGTTCAAGTGATCCCAGAGAGTGAGACTCAACAGATTGTTTGGAGCAAGTACAAGAAAGATGTCACATATCAATG gtattttttttcaaaagagggAGATGAGAAAACCTTCGAATTATTACCTGCACAGAAATCTTGCTCCTACAAGATGCGTCTAGAAGATGTTGGGCGCTGTCTAAAATGCGAATGCGTTGTGACTGATGTCTTTGGAAGATCAACTGAGCCTGTGTATGCTGAAACCGGACCCATATTACCAG GAATCCCTAGAATAGATAAGCTGGAGATTGAAGGGAGGGGCTTCCACACCAACTTATATGCCGTACGTGGAATTTATAGTGgagggaaggaaggaaaaagtAGAATCCAGTGGCTCAGATCAATGGTTGGCAGTCCTGATCTTATCTCTATACCAG GGGAGGTAGGGCGAATGTACAAGTCTAATGTTGACGACGTAGGGTACAGGCTTGTTGCCATTTACACTCCAGTAAGAGAGGATGGAGTGGAGGGGCAACCTGTTTCTGCATCAACGGAGCCGATTGCAGTTG AACCTGATGTTCTTAAAGAAGTGAAGCAGAAGCTTGATCTTGGAACTGTGAAATTTGAG ACATTGTGTGACAAGGACCAATCTACGAAAAAG GCTCCTGCAGTGGGAAGTCTTGAGAGAAGAATCCTCGAAGTCAACAGAAAGAGAGTCAAGGTGGTAAAGCCCGGTTCTAAGACTTCCTTCCCAACCACTGAAATTCGTGGAAGTTACGCGCCTCCCTTTCAT GTGGAGCTGTTCCGAAACGACCAACACCGTCTGAAAATCGTCGTGGACGGCGAGAATAATGTCGACTTGATGGTGCAGTCAAGGCACCTTCGGGATGTAACTGTGCTGGTGATCAGAGGGCTTGCTCAGAGATTCAACAGCACATCACTCAATACCCTCCTCAAGATAGAGGCTTAA